Proteins co-encoded in one Klebsiella michiganensis genomic window:
- a CDS encoding GntR family transcriptional regulator, producing the protein MSLSTQQLAAQKNLSYVLAEKLAQRILKGEYAAGSILPGEMELGDLFGVSRTAVREAVKTLAAKGMLLPRPRIGTRVMPRSHWNFLDKELIAWWMTKDNFSHVVEEFLIMRNSLEPQACALAAINSNEQQRTRLAQLMTQMTELQTAFDRQRWIEVDMAYHELIYEMSGNPFMTSFANLFRSIYYNYFTAITDNEVIKLDLHQAIVDAITHGEEQAAFDACLALLKEPVAHR; encoded by the coding sequence ATGTCTTTATCCACTCAACAACTCGCTGCCCAAAAAAACCTTTCTTATGTGCTGGCTGAGAAATTAGCCCAGCGAATTCTTAAGGGCGAATATGCGGCAGGCAGCATTCTTCCGGGCGAGATGGAGCTGGGTGATCTCTTTGGCGTCAGCCGGACCGCCGTTCGTGAAGCCGTAAAGACTCTGGCGGCAAAAGGCATGCTGTTACCTCGCCCAAGAATTGGCACTCGCGTCATGCCCCGCAGCCACTGGAACTTCCTTGATAAGGAACTGATAGCCTGGTGGATGACCAAAGATAACTTCAGCCATGTAGTAGAAGAGTTTTTGATTATGCGTAATAGCCTGGAGCCGCAGGCCTGCGCATTAGCCGCTATTAATAGTAATGAGCAGCAACGTACCAGGCTGGCTCAATTGATGACGCAAATGACGGAACTGCAGACGGCCTTTGACCGGCAGCGCTGGATTGAAGTGGATATGGCCTACCACGAGCTCATCTATGAAATGAGTGGTAACCCTTTCATGACATCTTTCGCGAACTTATTCAGGTCTATTTATTACAATTACTTCACCGCGATTACCGATAACGAAGTCATTAAGCTCGATTTACATCAGGCGATTGTTGATGCCATTACTCACGGAGAGGAGCAGGCCGCCTTTGACGCCTGCCTGGCGCTGTTAAAGGAACCCGTCGCTCATCGGTAG
- a CDS encoding major facilitator transporter — MTKTARSMAGLPWIAAMAFFMQALDATILNTALPAIAHSLNRSPLAMQAAIISYTLTVAMLIPVSGWLADRFGTRRVFMLAVSLFTLGSFACAMSGSLTQLVIFRVIQGIGGAMMMPVARLALLRAYPRSELLPVLNFVTMPGLVGPIIGPLLGGVLVTWASWHWIFLINIPIGILGLLYARKYMPNFTTPKRGFDMSGFLLFGAGLVLISSGVELFGERIVASYIGMLVILGGVLLLLAYVWHARRVPTPLIPLPLFKTRTFSVGIVGNIASRLGTGCVPFLMPLMLQVGFGYSALLAGCMMAPTAVGSLLAKSTVTQVLRWLGYRKTLVGITLVIGLLIAQFSLQSPGMEVWLLILPLFILGMAMSTQFTAMNTITLADLTDENASSGNSVLAVTQQLSISLGVAVSAAVLRAWEGVESVNTIEQFHYTLLTMGAITLVSSAVFLLLRPKDGRNLIKERHKP; from the coding sequence ATGACGAAAACAGCACGCAGCATGGCCGGCCTGCCATGGATAGCCGCGATGGCTTTCTTTATGCAGGCGCTGGATGCCACCATTCTTAACACCGCGCTCCCGGCAATAGCCCATAGCCTGAATCGCTCACCGTTGGCCATGCAGGCCGCCATTATTAGCTACACCTTAACCGTCGCAATGCTTATCCCGGTAAGCGGTTGGCTAGCCGATCGCTTCGGCACACGCCGCGTATTTATGCTGGCTGTTAGCTTGTTTACCCTTGGCTCCTTCGCCTGCGCCATGTCCGGATCGTTAACTCAACTGGTCATCTTCCGCGTGATTCAGGGGATTGGTGGGGCAATGATGATGCCGGTAGCCCGTCTGGCGCTACTTCGGGCTTATCCGCGCAGCGAATTACTCCCGGTGCTTAACTTTGTCACCATGCCAGGCCTGGTCGGCCCGATTATCGGCCCACTGCTCGGTGGCGTACTGGTGACCTGGGCAAGCTGGCATTGGATCTTTTTAATCAATATTCCGATTGGCATTCTGGGCCTGCTGTATGCCCGCAAATACATGCCCAATTTCACCACGCCTAAACGCGGATTTGATATGAGCGGCTTCCTGCTCTTTGGTGCGGGGCTGGTGCTGATCTCCAGCGGCGTTGAGCTATTTGGCGAGCGGATTGTTGCCAGCTATATAGGCATGTTGGTTATTCTGGGCGGTGTTTTGTTGCTACTGGCGTATGTCTGGCATGCTCGCCGCGTTCCAACCCCGCTTATTCCCCTGCCTCTGTTTAAGACGCGCACCTTCTCCGTTGGTATCGTCGGCAATATAGCCTCACGTCTCGGCACCGGCTGCGTGCCTTTTTTAATGCCACTTATGCTACAGGTGGGATTTGGTTATTCGGCACTGTTGGCTGGCTGCATGATGGCGCCTACGGCAGTTGGTTCGTTACTGGCCAAATCGACGGTGACTCAGGTGCTGCGCTGGCTAGGCTATCGTAAAACACTGGTCGGCATCACCCTCGTCATCGGCCTGCTTATTGCCCAGTTCTCGCTACAGTCACCGGGAATGGAAGTCTGGTTGCTGATCCTTCCCCTCTTTATATTAGGGATGGCGATGTCGACGCAGTTCACGGCCATGAATACCATCACGCTTGCTGACCTGACGGATGAGAACGCCAGCAGCGGCAACAGCGTGTTAGCGGTGACTCAGCAGCTTTCAATCAGCCTTGGGGTTGCGGTAAGCGCGGCAGTGTTGCGGGCATGGGAGGGTGTTGAGAGCGTCAATACCATCGAACAGTTCCATTACACCCTGCTGACGATGGGTGCGATAACGCTGGTCTCTTCGGCGGTATTTCTGCTGCTGCGCCCCAAAGACGGGCGCAACTTAATTAAAGAACGCCACAAACCTTAA
- a CDS encoding transcriptional regulator (binds to the purF operator and coregulates other genes for de novo purine nucleotide synthesis; is involved in regulation of purB, purC, purEK, purHD, purL, purMN and guaBA expression; binds hypoxanthine and guanine as inducers), translated as MATMKDVARLAGVSTSTVSHVINNDRFVSDAIRQKVEEAVKTLNYAPSALARSLKLNQTHTIGMLITASSNPFYSELVRGVERSCFERGYSLVLCNTEGDEQRMNRNLETLLQKRVDGLLLLCTETHQPSPEIINRYPTIPTVMMDWAPFEGQSDVIQDNSLLGGEMATQHLIDNGYTRIACIAGPQDKTPARLRLEGYRKAMAQAGLTIYPGYEIIGDFEFQGGFSAMSELLTLADRPDAVFMGNDAMAVGAYHALYQAGLSIPQDMAVIGYDDIELARYMTPPLTTIHQPKDELGELAVDVLIHRMGQPDLAQQRLLLTPELVERSSV; from the coding sequence ATGGCTACCATGAAAGACGTCGCCCGCCTGGCGGGCGTTTCTACTTCTACCGTTTCTCACGTCATTAATAACGATCGCTTTGTTAGCGATGCCATTCGCCAGAAGGTTGAGGAAGCGGTAAAAACGCTGAACTACGCCCCTTCTGCGCTGGCTCGCAGCCTCAAGCTCAATCAAACGCACACTATTGGCATGCTGATCACCGCGAGTAGCAACCCCTTCTATTCCGAACTGGTGCGTGGCGTGGAGCGCAGCTGCTTTGAACGCGGCTATAGCCTGGTGCTGTGCAATACCGAAGGCGATGAGCAGCGCATGAACCGAAATCTGGAAACGCTGCTGCAAAAGCGCGTCGATGGATTACTGCTGCTGTGTACCGAAACGCATCAGCCTTCGCCTGAAATCATCAACCGCTACCCGACTATCCCGACCGTGATGATGGACTGGGCGCCATTTGAAGGGCAAAGCGATGTGATTCAGGATAACTCGCTGCTCGGCGGGGAAATGGCCACGCAGCACCTTATCGACAATGGCTATACCCGCATTGCCTGTATCGCCGGGCCGCAGGACAAAACGCCGGCCAGGCTACGCCTGGAAGGGTACCGGAAAGCAATGGCGCAGGCCGGGCTGACTATTTATCCCGGGTATGAAATTATCGGCGACTTCGAGTTTCAGGGTGGATTTAGCGCCATGAGCGAACTGCTCACTCTGGCGGACAGGCCTGACGCAGTATTTATGGGGAATGATGCCATGGCCGTTGGGGCCTACCATGCTTTATATCAGGCTGGCCTCAGCATACCCCAGGACATGGCGGTGATTGGCTACGATGATATTGAACTTGCGCGTTACATGACGCCGCCGCTGACGACCATTCATCAGCCTAAAGATGAGCTTGGCGAACTGGCCGTGGATGTGCTTATCCACCGGATGGGGCAGCCCGATCTGGCGCAGCAGCGTTTACTGCTGACGCCGGAGCTGGTGGAGCGAAGCTCCGTTTAA